CCGCCCGTCCGGGAACTGGTACGTCCTCGGCGACACCAAGGCCGTCCGCCCGGGCGCCCCGTACGGCCGGACCATCGCGGGAGTCGAGGTGGTCGCCTGGCGCGACAACGAGGGACGGCTCATCGCCGGCCCCGGCGCCTGCCCTCACCTCGGCGCGCCACTGCGGGACAGCCGCGTGAGCTGCGGAACGCTGATCTGCCACTGGCATGGAATGGCCCTGAACGGTGCACCCTTCGCAGGATGGGAGCCTTTCCCCGCTCACGATGACGGAGTGCTCGCGTGGGTGCGGCTGGACGCAATCGGTGGGGAACAACCCCTGGACCGCCCCATCCTTCCGGAACGGCCTTCGCTCGATGCGTCGGTCGCCGCCATCTACACCACCATCGGCGTGTGCGAACCGGAAGACGTGGTCGCCAACCGGCTCGACCCCTGGCACGGTGCCTGGTTCCACCCGTACTCCTTCGTCGATCTCACCGTGGTCCAAGCGCCGGCTACGAGCCCGGAAACGGATGCCGGGGGAGCCCCCGACGCCTTCGCGGTCCAGGTGTCGTTCAAAGTGGCGAGTCGGCTTGTCGTCCCGGTCACTGCGGCCTTCACCGCGCCGGAACCCCGCACGGTTGTCATGCACATCACGGACGGTGAGGGGAAGGGGTCGGTCGTTGAGGCGCACGCCACTCCCCTCGGATCTGACCTGCTCGGTCGGCCGAGCACGATGGTCGTCGAAGCGGTGATTGCCTCATCCGACCGACCCGGCTTCACCGCGGCCCGCGCCACCGCACCCTTCCTCCGCCCCTTGCTGAGGGCCGTGTCGGCCCGTCTCTGGCGCGACGACCTCGCATACGCGGAGCGTCGTTGGCAACTGCGCGGTAAGGGCTGCCTCCCGAACTGACTGGAAGGGGCGGGGCCGCGGTCCTCACCGTGTCCCCAATCCGGCCAAACCCCGCATCAGGATCGAGCGGCCACGCGCCGGGACCGTGCGCAGGACGTGACCTCGAAGGCCCCAGCGCGCCAGGAGTTCGTTGGCGGCCAGGAAGCCGCTGGTCGCGGCACGCTCCATGAGCGCTACGGGCAGGTTGGTCCGGACCACATCGCCTGCCACCATCAGGGCCGGGTCGGGCGTGCGGACGGTCGGCCGAGTTCTGTGACCACCGAGGGAGAACAGCGGGCAGTCCTCGCGCCACTCGTGCCGCTCGTCGATCACGCCGGCATCACGGGTCTCCGGGTACACCCGGTGCAGTTGCTCCAGCAGCCTGCCTTGCACGGCGGCCCGGTCGCCATCGATGCGAGCGGCGTACGCGTGCAACTCCACCACGGAACCGCCCGTCCGCACGGCCCAGCGGTGCGCTTCGCCCTCCCACCGGTCCAGCACACTGATGTTGTCCAGGTCGCCGTAGCCGCTGGTGCCCAGGAAGCCCGGCCGCTTTGCGGCCACCGGCCGGTCAAGCCAGAACCGGGACACCAAGAAGGGCGGCGCGGTGCGCAGTTCCGCGATCCTCGCCCGCCATGCCGCGTCTCCAAGACCGGGGGACGTGGCGATCAGCTGCTGCAGTCCTGCCGTGTCCACGGCGAGGACGACCGCGTCATGAACACACGAAGCGGCGGCAGTGGTCGCGGTGAGTCTCCCATCCGGCTGAGGAGTAACAGAGTCGACCGGCGTTGCGGTGTGGATCGTGACCCCGTGACCGTCCAGGTACCGCCCCAGCGGTTCCCACAGTGCCTGGGGGAAGGGTTCCCGGGGCACGTCGAAAAGCAGTCCTTCGCTCGAGCCCAGGAAGTAGATGTGGAACATCAGAGCCAGTTCTGCCGCCGATAGTTCCTTCGGGTCGGCGAAGAAGCTGCGCGAGAAGACCTCGAAGGCAAGGTGCTGCGCGGCCTCGGGAAACCGGATCCGGGTGAGGAAGTCCGTCGCGCTGACGTGGTCCAGGCGCTCGAAGATGTCAGGGACGCGCACGTCCAGGAGGGGGAGTGCGGCAACGGGATTCATCCGCAGGAGGTCACGCCAACTGAACGACGGGCTCAGGACGACAAAGCCCAACGCACTGAGCGGGGGAGTGCGCGGAATGCGTGCGAAGCTGTCCAGCATGCCGTCGCTGTGCCGCAGTGGGTAGTCCGGCAGGGCGGTGAGAACACGCAGCTCCGGGTCGGTGCGCCGCAAGAGTGCGCGCAGGTTGTAGTACTGGCGGAAGAAGGCGTGGAATCCGCGGCTCATTGTGGCGGTCGTACCATCGGCCAGATCCACCGGCCAACCGGCGAGCCGACCTCCCAAGGCGGGCCCGCGCTCGTACAACGTCACCCGGACGCCCCGTTCGGCCAGAGCAGTGGCAGCAGCCAGCCCGGCGATACCGCCACCGATCACCCCCACATGTGGCGGTGGCGCGTCGGCCCACGGGCGGCCCGGCCGAGCGATCAGGACATGCGAGCTCAAGTCCCGTCCCCACGGCAAACGTTCCCTGATCCCAGCGCCATCCGCGCCCACCCGGGGGCCCCTCGCGGTGGTCACTTCCGCCCTTCCCCAGCCGGTACACGCCCCACGAACGTGTGGGTGATGCCCGTGTGCCACCCTGACAGCGGCAGGACCCGCACATCTGCGAAGCCCGCCCTCCGCATCCGCCGGGCGAACTCGTCCGCCGTGTCGAAGTCAACGACGCTGCGCCACAGATGCTCGTAGAGGGCGGCGTCCCCGGACCTGCGGGCGACCGGCAGAACCACACCCCGGCATACCGCCGTCCAGACCGCGCGGTGCACCCGTCTGCCGCTGAGCGTGTACTCGTGGACGGCGATGCGTCCTCCGGGAGCGAGAAGGCGGTGCACCTGGGCCAGTACGTCATCCGGGTCGGACACATTGCGCAACAGATAGGACGCGAAGACGGCATCGAAGGGGCCTTTCACCCCGGCCCGGGCGAGATCCTCGGCGGAGGCATGGGTGAACGAGACTCCTGGAGGCCAGGCCTTGCGCTGGGCTTTGGCCAGCATGCCCGCCGACGCGTCGACTGCTGTTACCTGGGCGCAGGGAGCCACCGCGAGCAGCGCCGCGGTCGACGCCCCGGTACCGCAGCCGAGGTCCAGCACACGCTGACCGGCCCCTGCGTAAGCCAGCCCGAGGCGCCGTGTCGAGCGCCGGAGCTGGCGGTGGTATCCGGGGTTGACCGCGACCATCCGGTCGTAGGACCGAGCGGCGCGATCGAAAGCAACCGACAGATCGGCATCGCGCAGCAGAGACATCAGCACTCCTCGGAGGCGGAACGGTAAAGGAGTCAGCCTGTGGCCTGCCGACGTCCTGCGGACGCCGGAGCGCGGCGGGGCAGCAGCGGCAGCTCGCATGCGGTGTGGAGCATCGGCCAGACCGGCGTGCTCAGCCCGATCACCACGTCCTCCCACCAATGGGTGCTGCCGTCGAGGAAGCGCAGCAGGCGGTGTGCCGGCACCTGGCGGAACAGCCCTGTGAAGAAGGCCGGTCCGTCGATCCGCCCGGCGTCCAGAGCGCGCAGCAGCACCGCGTCCATGAGCCGGGACCGGGAGGAGTAGGGCCGTGAAACCGATGGGGTGCGGCTTTGCGTCAGCGCGTCCGTGATGGCACGGGTCTGGCGCTGGATGGCTGCGAAGGTATAGCCGGTCGCCGGCCGGGTGGCGCCGCCGACCGCACCGATCGGGAACACCGCCCTGCCCATCCGGCGCGCACAGCGCGCGTCAGTCATCGGAATGACTCCTTGCTCCGCCCCCGTGATGCGGAACGAACCGAGTCGCAGCACCGCGCCGGTGTAGTGGCGCAGGGCCCGCTCGTACGCGTCCATGCCGAGAATGGACGGAGAGAACTCGGTGTACTCCACCAGTGCGTCCCTCGCGCCGAGCGGCAGGACATACCCGAATGACAGCCCCCGGGCAGGTTGGGGCGTGCGAAAGTCCATGAGGTCAGCGACTGCACGGTTGAATTGAGGCCTCTCGGTACGCACGAACCATCCGCGAAAATGCTGGAACCACCTGGTGCGTGCGGGGCCAGCCTCTCGCGGCCGCGAGTCGAAGGCCCAGCGGGCCGTCAGCCGGAAGTCCACCCCGGCAACGTCCCGCCCACACACCTCGGCGCCACCGCCGGGCAGATCCCGTACATGGCTCACGACAGCCTCGTACCGAAGACAGCCGCCGCAGAACAGGAGCTCGGCAGTACGCTCCTCGAAGGGCACCGACCGGATCATCTTGTAGCGCAGCGGCGCGCAGCAGACGGTCGTCACGGTTCCGTCCACGGCCGTGATCCGCAGCCGGTCCCAGCTCGCCGCGAGAATGTCGTCGTACTCGCCACCCGCTTCCTCCCAGAAACACCAGGTCCGCTCCGGCGGCCGCAGTGGCCCCTCAGGCGCGTCGACCAGCGCGATGGAGACCCCCCGCTCCGACGTCGCCTGCTGTCCGGACGAGGTGAGCCGCCGAGCCAGCGAGAGACCGGCGGCCCCGGCACCGACGATTGCCACGTCCACGTCGTACAAGGCGACCCTCTCGCAGCGGTGACGGCATGGCAGCGGCCGATCCCGTAAGGAGAAGCCCTTACCACCACCCAGCAATGCTTCCGTGAAATGTGCCTCGGTGGACGCAGCCAAGCGCGCGTGTCGCGACTCCGGCCAGAGCCGCATGGCCGCGTGGTCACGGTGCCGAGAGCTGGGGCCTCCGGGCTGACCGTCCCTTCTCACCGGCGAGGGACCCCCGCCGGCGCGGTGGGGGCCCCTCGGAGTGCCCGGCCCCGCAAGGCCGTGGCCCTCACCTCATGGCACGCCGCACCAGCATCGCTACAGCGATGATGCCTGCGCCGGCGGCGAGCAGAGCGGTGCGGTTGCGGCGAGCAGCGCCGGCCGCTTCGAGTAGCGGCTCGCGCGCGTTGTCGTGCACGAGACGCGCTGCCTGGGCGGCCTTGTCTTTTGCTTCCGCAGCATTTTGTGCGACGTGGGTCTTGAGGTCGCCGGCCACCGCCTGGGCGTGGGCCTTGACGTCGGTCTCGTCGGCGAGGGCCTCCAGGGTGTGGCCGAGTTGCTCCCGGGTGGGCCTGAGCCTGGACGGCCAGTTCTTCGGGGGTATCAGGGGTCGCGTCGTCCTGGGGAGTCCCGGTCATCGGTGGGTCATCCCTTATTTGATCTCTGCGGTGTCGGCCTTCACGCCTTCGATGGCTTGCTCCGGCGAGGGGGCGCCCCATCGCTGTCCTTCTTCTTGCCGGCCGCCTGAGGAACCGTACGGCGTGGCGAGGCCGTGCTGCGGGCGGACGACCGACCGGTGGTGCTGATGTATTGCGGCCTGCCCATGGATCGGGAACTGAGGGCGTGGAGGCGGGCGGGATGGCAGCGTCGAGCGTGACCCGGCGGAGTGCCCCATCCGAGCGAAAGACACTGGCATCGTCTCTCCGATGCCCGGCGGCGGGTGGGTGACGAGTACGACGATGCGGTTGCACGCCGCAGGAGAGCACTATGACGGAGCGAATGGGCAAAGAAGGCCGAGCCGAGCCGAGCGCGTCGGCGCCTGCCGAACGGCCGTGGCAGCCACATCCATGAGCCTTCTGTTCCTCGAAGGGCGCGCGAGCAACTCTCCCAGCAGCCCGTCGGTGCAGACCCCGTCAAGCTCCGAGACCGTTGCTCCGTCACCCACCCGGACCCCGCGGTCGACCGCCGGGCCGCCGAGAAAGCCGCGCTCGGGGCTGTCCTGTGATCCGTGGTGGATCAGCGCGCGGCGTCAGATGTATGGGGTCTCCCCCGGCCCTTGGGACGGAGGGGACGCAGCGCAAGGCGGAGGGGCGCCCTCATACTGGTGTATTCAGGTGATTCGACAACGTGGCGAGGGGGCGCCTCCCTGCGAAGCCAGGGGGAGTGCCGTAGCTGTCGTTGCGCGCCCGCCGGGGATTACGGGACAGCCCATGGGAGCGATCCTCGGAGGGCGGCGCATAAACGGACGGAGGAGGGCGGCTAGAAAGTGCGTTGTCGGTCGGTATGGCGCCACGGGGCAGCATTCGCGGCGCTGCGGGTGCGCGGTGTCCTGCGGCGTGACCGCCTGGTGCAGCGCCTTCTGGTGCTGTCGTTCTGCACGGTGGCATTGCTCACGGCGGCATCCGGTTCCGCGTCCGCAACGGCCGCGCCGTCCTGTCGAGTGGGTGTCTATCTCGCCGACCTCTACGATATCGATCCGGTGAGGGACACCATCGGCGCGGACATGTGGCTCTGGGCCCTGTGCCCTACCGCTGAACTGGACCCTACACGGCGATTCGAGTTCCTGAACGGTAACAACATCGTCCAGAGCTCTCACCAGATCAGGAAGGTCGGCAACCAGTACTGGTCTCAGGTGAAGGTCGAGGGAACCTTTCGTGAGCACATTCACATCGGGGACTATCCATTCGACCGGCAGTCGATCAGTTTCCTTGTCGAAGACAGCGATCTGGACTCCCAGCAGTTGGTCCTCGAGCCGGATGTGGCCAACTCTTCGTATAATCCAGATATTACGCTGGACTTTTTCCGTGTGTCCGGCTTCAAGGTCGGCGCGCGGATAGACCGCTATCCCACTACTTTCGGCGACCCGCAATTGCCCAGCGGGAGCGGTAGCCAGTACAGCCAGTTCGTTATCGACGTCGAACTGGTGAGAACACAGTTCTCGAGCTTCTTCAAGGAGACGTGGCCCGTCTACATCGTGTTCATGCTGGCCGTCATCTCCTTCCTGATCTGGGCTGAAGACCTGAAGACCGCGCTGACCACGCGGTTCGCCATCCTGGGGGTCTCTGTTTTCACCCTCGTGGTCAACATGCGCGAGGCCGGTCAGTCGCTTGGCGGGATCGTGGGGGTGACGCTCGTCGACCGTATCCACTGGTGCACGCTGGCCTACGTTATGGTCGCCATGGTCACCACGACGTACGTATGGCGTTGCCTGGACACCCCTGACAAGCACAGAGGGGCACGACGCCTCAATCTCATCGTCGCCGTGGCCTCGACGGTGGTCTATGTCGGAGTCGTTCTGTCCATGCTGATGGCAGCCCTTGTTGCCTATTGATCCGAGAGGGCCTGCCGCACGATCGGAGTGACATCTGAACTGGCTTGCCCCGCGGGGTGGGTGGGAAGGTTGTCGCTGTGCCACGGCAGTTGTGGATAGCTGCTGCCGGGCTTTCTGATCATGGTGTGGTGTCGGCGTAGGCGGCCATCGGCGGTGGCAGAGGCGGGCACGGTGTTGATGGCGGCGGCGCCAGGTGGACCACCACAGCAGGTGTTCGGGGTCTCGCCGGGGCGATGGGAGGATCAAGGCCCGCAGCAGGCGGAGGAGTTCGTGGCTGCTGTGGGGGACGAGGTCGGCCTCGGCGGGATCGGAAGACGTCGGCCAGGCGATGCTCGTGCCGGCTCATCCCCCACGATTCGACGCGGCGCTGGGGAGGATCACTCGGAAGGTGCAGCCTGCTTCCGGGGCTGTTTCGAGCTGGGTGGTGCCCTTGTGGGCGGCGGCGAGTGCGGCGACGATGGAGAGGCCCAGACCGGTACCGGGGTGCGTACGCGCTGCTGCGGTGCGATAGAAACGTTCGAACACGCGCTCTGCCTGTTGGGCGGTCATGCCCGGTCCCTCGTCGGCTACTTCGATGACGGCGGTGGTCTCCCGCAGCCCGATGCGTACTTCGATGGAAGCAGATTCGGGTGTATGGGTGAGGGCGTTTGTGAGGAGGTTGTCGAGAATCTGGCGGAGCTGGTCGACATCGCCCAGGACGGGCACCGGTGTGGTGGTGTCTTGCGGGTTGTCCAGGCGGACGAGTTCGATGGGGCGGTGGGGGTCGCGGGCTCGTGCGTCGAGTACTGCTGCCACGGCGAGATCGAACACGTCGGCCGGGAGGTGGGCGCGCGGGCGATGCTGATCGAGTCGGGCCAGGAGCAGCAGGTCCTCGACGAGTGCTGCCATGCGGGTCCCACCGTCCTGTATGCGCTGCATCAGGTGCATGAGTTGAGCTGGTTCGTGGGGAGTCTGGTGGGCCAGTTCGGCGTAGCCGCGGAGGGAAGTGAGGGGGGTGCGCAGTTCGTGGCTGGCGTCGGCGATGAAGGTGCGCATCCGTTCTTCCGAGTCGCGTGCGGCCGATTCCGAGGCTCGTTGCGCGTTCACGGCTGACTCGATCTGGTTCAGCATGGCGTTGAGGGCCCGTCCCAGGCGTCCCGCCTCGGTCCAGGCCGGGTGCACGGGGACGCGGCAGGAGAGATCTCCGGCGACGATGGATTCGGCGGTGACCTCGATGGTCCGCAGGGGCCGGAGGGAAGCATGTACGAGGAGGTGGCCCACGCATGCCAGGGCGATGACCGCTCCCGCGCCGACCAGCAGGTCGATGGCGACGAGGCGCGCCACGGTCGCCTCGGATTCGGCCAGGCTGGTCATGGTCACGAGCGTCCTCCCGCCGGACAGGGGCAGGGCTACGCCCCGCCAGTCGCCGTCGGCGCCGGAGGTGGTGAAGGGCTGGTGCGCACGTATCGATGACGGTGCGGCGAGGGTCGTCAAGAGGGAGTTCGGCGGGCTGTCCTCGTGGGGCGGGATGCGGCGGATCAGGGTGCCCGCTTCGTCGACGATCCAGGCTGTGTACGCGGCGGGGAGCGGCGAGGCGAGCCGGTCGGAGCGGGGGCTGTCGATCTCGTGCGAGATGCGGGTGGCTGTTCCGGTCAGCTGGCGGTCCAGCCGTTCCAGGAGGTAGCCGTACAGCAGGTGAGAACCGAGGAATCCAGTCGCCAGGAGTGCGACGGTGACCAGTCCTGTGGCGCACAGGAGCAGGCGTAGTGACAGGGGGATGTGGGCGAGCAGTCGGCGGGTCCTGCTCATGTACGGGGGACTCGCAGCACGTATCCGACTCCGCGCAGCGTGTGGAGGAGTTTGGGCTCGGCGAAGTCGATTTTGCGGCGCAGGGTGGAGATGTAGGTCTCGACGATGCCGGCGCCGCCGTTGAAGTCGTAGTTCCAGACGTTGTCGAGGATCTGGGGCTTCGACATGACGCGGCCGCTGTTGGCGAGGAGGAAGCGCAGCAGCTGGAATTCCAGAGGTGTGAGGTGGATTTCCTGGTCGGCCCGCCATACAGCGTGGCTGTCCTCGTCCATCTTCAGGTCGGCGATCTCCAGGCAGGCCGTCCCTGCCGGCTGCCGGTGCGCGCGCCGCAGTACGGCGTGGATGCGGGCGATGACCTCTTCCAGGCTGAACGGTTTGGTGATGTAGTCGTCCGCGCCGAGGGTCAGCCCGGCGACTTTGTCGTCCGTGGCGTCGCATGCGGTGAGAAAGACCACGGGGGCCTGGTTTCCTGTGCTCCGCAGGCGACGGGTCACCTCGAAGCCATCGATGTCGGGCATGGCTACGTCGAGGATCAGGAGGTCCGGTCGCGCTCGGTCGGCACCCTGTAGCGCTTCCCGGCCGTCCGCTGCCGTGGTGACGTCGAAGCCCGCGTAGCGCAGGCCGACCGCGAGCAGTTCGCGGATGCTGGGCTCATCTTCGGCGATGAGCAACCTTGTCCGCTCGGGGCCGGTCTGTTGTTCCTGCCATGACTTCATGGCCGCCAGGATGGCCGGTCCGCCTGAGTGAGGACTGAGAGAACCCTGAGGAGACCCTGAAGGATCTTGGTGACACTCAGGTGGCGCTGAGGTTGTGCTGCGGTGGGGCCCAGAAAGATCCGCCAAGCTCTGCCGCATGAACATGAAACCTGCCGGCAGCTCCCTTTGGGCGCGGTACAAGATCATGACCGTCGCTGCTGTCACGGCCATCGCCCTGGTAGGCGGGCTCGCCGTCGCCTACGCCGCCTATGGAGGGAACGCCGTAGACAGCTCGGCTGCCACCTCGGCGACCACGTGTCCGCCGGCTCCCGCAAGCGCGGGTCAGGTCTCCAAGGGTGGCCAAGGCAGGCAGCCGGGCTGCGGCACGGGCCCGCAGGGCGCCGGCCAGCAGGGCGGTAAGCGCGGCGGGCAGGGGCAGCGCTCCGAAGAGGATCGTGCCGCTCGGGTCGCCTACCGCGACTGCCTCAAGGAGCAAGGTATTGAGCTGCCGAATGGCCCGGTCGACCAGCTTGACGCGTCCGACCCCGCGATCGGCAAGGCCCTTGCGGCCTGCAAGGAGCTCGAACCGGATCATCCCGGCGGCGCTTCGTCGCCCTCGGCCTCGCCCTCGGCTTCCCCCGTTCCCTAGCCGGTACGGCGGGGAACGGCCGCCCGGCGTCAGCGAAGGCGGCTGGGGGAGTCACTCAGAGTTACCCGACGCTCCGTATCTGGCCCGCTGCCCTTCGGCTTCCCTGTCACCGCCGCACCGAAGAGAGGCTTGTCACGCATGCATCACCCGTCATCACCGCCGGGCCGCCGGCGCAGCCGCTTTCCATGGCTGCGGCAGCGTGCCCTCGTCGTCCCGCTGGCCGTGGCAGCCCTGGTGGCCGCCGGGTGCGGCTCGTCGGCATCCACCCCGCATCGCGCCGGCGCCTCCCTGCTGCCGCTGGGGGACGGACGGGTCGGCGACCGTCCTGAAGCCGGGTCGGTCTTCTCCTGCCAGACACGGTTCCCCAAGAACGCTCCGGGAGCTTTCCGCGACGGTGAGTGGATCCAGGGCGACCAGTGGGACCCCGAAGGCAAGCCCACCGTGGACGGCGAGGTGGAGTGGCCGAACGCCGAGATCAGCATCGCGGTGGAAGGCTCCGAACGCGTCGTCACGGCGAACGGCCTGCCCTCCCATTCCACGGGGAGCTTCCCGATCTCGCCGGACGACGACGCCTACGCCTACGACCGGAACCCCAACCACATCAGTGAGCAACAGGTCCTGCTCCGCCTGCCCGCCTCGCCGAGTGCAGCGGCGGAGCCGTCCTGCGTTCCCGGGGGGATGATCGGATTCACGCTGACCGGTGCGGCCCTCTACAACGCGCTGGATGCCCAGGGACGGGATGCCGCCGCGCACGAGATCCAAGATTCCTGCGACGGCCATCCCGAGAAGAACGGGCAGTACCACTACCACAGTCTGACCGACTGCATCGACGACTCGTCGGGCGACGGCGGCGGGCACAGCGACCTGTTCGGCTTCGCCCTGGACGGATTCGGCATCTACGGCCCCAAGGACAGCGACGGGGACGCACTCACCAACGCCGACCTCGACGCCTGCCACGGCCACACCGGGCCCGTGGAAGTGGACGGGAGGACCAAGACCGTCTACCACTACCACTTCACCGAGGAGTACCCGTACACGCTCGGATGCTTCACCGGTGACCCGATCGAGCTCCCCGGCACGCGTCCCGGAGGCCGCCGGTGAATGACTCACAGCAACCATCGCGCGCGGGCTCGGAGTCGGCGCCTCGCACCAGGAAGCGCTTCCACGGCATCGCAGCCGGCCTCGTCGCCGCCAGTCTGCTTGCCGCGGGCATCGTGGCCACGGCGACCGACGGTTCACCGAGCAGGTCCGGCGCATCCCCGAACATCCTGATGGTCGTCGCTGACGACTTCGGCGTCGACGCGAGCCCGTGCTATGACCTCGGTGAAGACAAGCCTGACATGCCGACCCTGGAATCGCTGTGCGGATCGGGCCTGGTCTTCGACCAGGCATGGGTCAACACCGAGTGCACCCCCACCAGGGCTACGTTCCTGACCGGCCAGTACGGCATCCGCACCGGCGTCGGCTCCGTCGACGCGCAACTGCCCACCTCGCAGACCACCATCCAGCGGGTACTGGGGGAGCGCACCGACTACGCCAGCGCGGTGATCGGCAAATGGCATGTGGGCGGGCGGCCCAACCAGGTCGTCGCCGACCACCCAGGCCAGCTCGGTGTGCCCTACTACGCGGGCTTCCTCTCCGGGGCCGTGGAGGACTACCACCGCTGGCT
This DNA window, taken from Streptomyces sp. SCSIO 30461, encodes the following:
- a CDS encoding DUF3618 domain-containing protein, with product MIPPKNWPSRLRPTREQLGHTLEALADETDVKAHAQAVAGDLKTHVAQNAAEAKDKAAQAARLVHDNAREPLLEAAGAARRNRTALLAAGAGIIAVAMLVRRAMR
- a CDS encoding lycopene cyclase family protein, with product MYDVDVAIVGAGAAGLSLARRLTSSGQQATSERGVSIALVDAPEGPLRPPERTWCFWEEAGGEYDDILAASWDRLRITAVDGTVTTVCCAPLRYKMIRSVPFEERTAELLFCGGCLRYEAVVSHVRDLPGGGAEVCGRDVAGVDFRLTARWAFDSRPREAGPARTRWFQHFRGWFVRTERPQFNRAVADLMDFRTPQPARGLSFGYVLPLGARDALVEYTEFSPSILGMDAYERALRHYTGAVLRLGSFRITGAEQGVIPMTDARCARRMGRAVFPIGAVGGATRPATGYTFAAIQRQTRAITDALTQSRTPSVSRPYSSRSRLMDAVLLRALDAGRIDGPAFFTGLFRQVPAHRLLRFLDGSTHWWEDVVIGLSTPVWPMLHTACELPLLPRRAPASAGRRQATG
- a CDS encoding YHYH protein codes for the protein MHHPSSPPGRRRSRFPWLRQRALVVPLAVAALVAAGCGSSASTPHRAGASLLPLGDGRVGDRPEAGSVFSCQTRFPKNAPGAFRDGEWIQGDQWDPEGKPTVDGEVEWPNAEISIAVEGSERVVTANGLPSHSTGSFPISPDDDAYAYDRNPNHISEQQVLLRLPASPSAAAEPSCVPGGMIGFTLTGAALYNALDAQGRDAAAHEIQDSCDGHPEKNGQYHYHSLTDCIDDSSGDGGGHSDLFGFALDGFGIYGPKDSDGDALTNADLDACHGHTGPVEVDGRTKTVYHYHFTEEYPYTLGCFTGDPIELPGTRPGGRR
- a CDS encoding HAMP domain-containing sensor histidine kinase; protein product: MSRTRRLLAHIPLSLRLLLCATGLVTVALLATGFLGSHLLYGYLLERLDRQLTGTATRISHEIDSPRSDRLASPLPAAYTAWIVDEAGTLIRRIPPHEDSPPNSLLTTLAAPSSIRAHQPFTTSGADGDWRGVALPLSGGRTLVTMTSLAESEATVARLVAIDLLVGAGAVIALACVGHLLVHASLRPLRTIEVTAESIVAGDLSCRVPVHPAWTEAGRLGRALNAMLNQIESAVNAQRASESAARDSEERMRTFIADASHELRTPLTSLRGYAELAHQTPHEPAQLMHLMQRIQDGGTRMAALVEDLLLLARLDQHRPRAHLPADVFDLAVAAVLDARARDPHRPIELVRLDNPQDTTTPVPVLGDVDQLRQILDNLLTNALTHTPESASIEVRIGLRETTAVIEVADEGPGMTAQQAERVFERFYRTAAARTHPGTGLGLSIVAALAAAHKGTTQLETAPEAGCTFRVILPSAASNRGG
- a CDS encoding response regulator transcription factor, encoding MKSWQEQQTGPERTRLLIAEDEPSIRELLAVGLRYAGFDVTTAADGREALQGADRARPDLLILDVAMPDIDGFEVTRRLRSTGNQAPVVFLTACDATDDKVAGLTLGADDYITKPFSLEEVIARIHAVLRRAHRQPAGTACLEIADLKMDEDSHAVWRADQEIHLTPLEFQLLRFLLANSGRVMSKPQILDNVWNYDFNGGAGIVETYISTLRRKIDFAEPKLLHTLRGVGYVLRVPRT
- a CDS encoding class I SAM-dependent methyltransferase → MSLLRDADLSVAFDRAARSYDRMVAVNPGYHRQLRRSTRRLGLAYAGAGQRVLDLGCGTGASTAALLAVAPCAQVTAVDASAGMLAKAQRKAWPPGVSFTHASAEDLARAGVKGPFDAVFASYLLRNVSDPDDVLAQVHRLLAPGGRIAVHEYTLSGRRVHRAVWTAVCRGVVLPVARRSGDAALYEHLWRSVVDFDTADEFARRMRRAGFADVRVLPLSGWHTGITHTFVGRVPAGEGRK
- a CDS encoding DUF5914 domain-containing protein; translated protein: MKRRFKQGGERGRDRIPLRFRRTPTAWEQQRPTWQDARPALIDSALKRALARPSGNWYVLGDTKAVRPGAPYGRTIAGVEVVAWRDNEGRLIAGPGACPHLGAPLRDSRVSCGTLICHWHGMALNGAPFAGWEPFPAHDDGVLAWVRLDAIGGEQPLDRPILPERPSLDASVAAIYTTIGVCEPEDVVANRLDPWHGAWFHPYSFVDLTVVQAPATSPETDAGGAPDAFAVQVSFKVASRLVVPVTAAFTAPEPRTVVMHITDGEGKGSVVEAHATPLGSDLLGRPSTMVVEAVIASSDRPGFTAARATAPFLRPLLRAVSARLWRDDLAYAERRWQLRGKGCLPN
- a CDS encoding FAD-dependent oxidoreductase, with amino-acid sequence MGADGAGIRERLPWGRDLSSHVLIARPGRPWADAPPPHVGVIGGGIAGLAAATALAERGVRVTLYERGPALGGRLAGWPVDLADGTTATMSRGFHAFFRQYYNLRALLRRTDPELRVLTALPDYPLRHSDGMLDSFARIPRTPPLSALGFVVLSPSFSWRDLLRMNPVAALPLLDVRVPDIFERLDHVSATDFLTRIRFPEAAQHLAFEVFSRSFFADPKELSAAELALMFHIYFLGSSEGLLFDVPREPFPQALWEPLGRYLDGHGVTIHTATPVDSVTPQPDGRLTATTAAASCVHDAVVLAVDTAGLQQLIATSPGLGDAAWRARIAELRTAPPFLVSRFWLDRPVAAKRPGFLGTSGYGDLDNISVLDRWEGEAHRWAVRTGGSVVELHAYAARIDGDRAAVQGRLLEQLHRVYPETRDAGVIDERHEWREDCPLFSLGGHRTRPTVRTPDPALMVAGDVVRTNLPVALMERAATSGFLAANELLARWGLRGHVLRTVPARGRSILMRGLAGLGTR